One window from the genome of Calditrichota bacterium encodes:
- a CDS encoding 4Fe-4S binding protein has protein sequence MACMRRCPTQAIRVRRGHAVISEELCVDCGLCLAVCPEGAVVPIADQVAEISRFAYSVVVPSPVLYAQFGPDIHPYLVHLALRELGFDEVVDVSASTAALATTLTLYLETYQGRRPLISSHCPSTLRLIQVKYPDLVELIVPLDVPREVTARELRRTLPARLGLPPDKVGIIYIAPCPAKIVSIKQPAEKERSYFDGAIAIRDVYPVLLPHVVAAKKRFAAQDVPEGFSFDPGWAIVGALTRFATSGNWLAVSGIDQVMRIFDDIENSKLRNVDFVEALACMMGCIGGPFVVENPYVARANIERQRQRYAQQCQVDMAEIERKLKERYYFFEHPILPRPTRYFDTDLETSIKRLKERERVYQKLRQIDC, from the coding sequence ATGGCATGTATGCGCCGCTGTCCCACTCAGGCCATCAGGGTGCGGCGCGGGCACGCCGTCATCTCTGAGGAGCTGTGTGTAGACTGCGGGCTGTGCCTGGCGGTGTGTCCTGAAGGTGCGGTGGTGCCCATCGCCGACCAGGTCGCCGAGATATCGCGATTTGCCTACTCCGTGGTGGTCCCCTCGCCGGTGCTGTACGCCCAGTTTGGCCCGGACATTCACCCGTACCTGGTGCATTTGGCCCTGCGCGAGTTGGGGTTCGACGAGGTTGTCGACGTCAGCGCCTCCACTGCCGCCTTGGCCACCACGCTCACGCTTTACCTGGAGACCTACCAGGGGCGGCGTCCTTTGATTTCCTCGCATTGCCCATCGACGCTGCGGCTCATTCAGGTGAAATACCCGGATCTGGTGGAACTGATCGTGCCGTTGGACGTGCCGCGTGAGGTAACAGCACGCGAACTGCGGCGTACCCTGCCGGCGCGGCTAGGCCTGCCGCCCGACAAGGTGGGCATCATCTATATCGCACCCTGTCCGGCCAAAATTGTCTCCATCAAGCAGCCTGCGGAGAAGGAAAGGTCGTACTTCGACGGTGCCATAGCCATTCGCGATGTCTACCCCGTGCTCTTGCCGCACGTGGTGGCGGCCAAGAAGCGCTTCGCGGCACAGGACGTGCCTGAGGGGTTCAGTTTCGACCCGGGATGGGCCATCGTCGGAGCGTTGACCCGCTTTGCTACCTCCGGCAACTGGCTGGCGGTGTCGGGCATCGACCAGGTCATGCGCATTTTCGATGATATCGAGAATTCAAAGCTGCGTAACGTGGACTTTGTGGAAGCCCTCGCCTGCATGATGGGGTGCATAGGAGGCCCCTTCGTGGTGGAAAACCCCTATGTAGCTCGTGCCAATATCGAACGGCAGCGGCAACGCTACGCGCAGCAGTGTCAGGTGGATATGGCCGAAATCGAGCGGAAACTCAAGGAGCGGTACTACTTCTTCGAGCACCCGATCCTGCCGAGGCCGACCCGCTACTTCGACACCGATCTCGAAACGTCCATCAAGCGGCTCAAAGAGAGGGAGAGGGTGTACCAGAAGCTGCGGCAAATTGACTGC
- a CDS encoding ATP-binding protein — MMRSFTVQGGDFVNAGLVSTEVKSLLKTIGFDPMLVRRVAIATYEGEMNVVMHAEQGTVELMVDPRVILITIADQGKGIADIELAMQEGFSTATEEMRAMGFGSGMGLPNMKRNADELAIESQVGKGTTVRMKFVV, encoded by the coding sequence CTGATGCGCTCGTTCACCGTGCAGGGAGGCGATTTCGTCAACGCTGGACTTGTCTCCACCGAAGTGAAGTCGTTGCTCAAGACGATAGGGTTTGATCCCATGCTCGTGCGCAGGGTGGCCATTGCCACCTACGAGGGCGAAATGAACGTGGTGATGCACGCGGAGCAAGGAACGGTGGAGCTGATGGTTGACCCCCGCGTTATTCTCATCACCATCGCTGACCAGGGCAAGGGCATTGCCGATATCGAGTTGGCCATGCAGGAGGGCTTTTCCACCGCCACCGAAGAGATGCGCGCCATGGGGTTCGGCTCTGGCATGGGGTTGCCGAACATGAAGCGCAACGCCGATGAGCTGGCCATCGAGAGCCAGGTGGGCAAGGGCACGACCGTGCGCATGAAGTTCGTGGTGTAG